AATCGTCTGCATCGTGCGTGTCAGTTCCAGAACAACTGCGCTTGCATAGTCTTTCATCTGCATATCTTGCGTCATCCCTGTTGGATGATATTTCGCATTTCGCGTGCGACGGATTGCTTGTCCGATTCGCCGGTGATACCGCCACCGACAATGACAATATCAGGTTCTGCTTTGACAACTTCAGGCAGTGTGTTTAACTTGATACCGCCGGCAACGGCTGTTTTCGCGTTTTTGACAACACCTTTGATTGTGCGCAGGTCGTCGAATGAATTTTGCCCAACTGCTTGAAGATCATAACCTGTGTGAACGCAGATATAGTCAACGCCGAGTGCATCCACTTGTTTAGCTCGGGTTTCCAAGTCCTTGACACCGATCATGTCCACAAGGATCTTTTTGTTCCGCTTCCTGGCCTCTTCGACAGCGCCTCGAATCGTTTCGTCTTCTGAGAC
The genomic region above belongs to Alicyclobacillus dauci and contains:
- the hxlA gene encoding 3-hexulose-6-phosphate synthase codes for the protein MKLQLALDLVNIPEGIDLVKEVQDYIDIVEIGTPIVIDEGLHAVKAMKDAFPSLEVLADLKVMDAGGYEVMRASEAGADIITILGVSEDETIRGAVEEARKRNKKILVDMIGVKDLETRAKQVDALGVDYICVHTGYDLQAVGQNSFDDLRTIKGVVKNAKTAVAGGIKLNTLPEVVKAEPDIVIVGGGITGESDKQSVAREMRNIIQQG